Genomic DNA from Frondihabitans sp. PAMC 28766:
GACATGACCGACACCGCCGCCATCGCACTCAACGAGGCCGACCTGGGCGAGATCCGAGTGCCCACTCCGTCGTACGACCGGAGCGCCGTCACGACCGGTATCGTGCACTTCGGCCTCGGCAACTTCCATCGCGCGCACCAGGCGATGTACGTCGACCACTTGATGAACGAGGGCAAGGCGCTCGACTGGGGCATCACCGGCATCGGCGTCATGCCGCGCGACGCCCAGATGCGCGACGTCCTGGCGGCGCAGGATCACCTCTACACGCTCGTGCTCAAGCACCCCGACGGCACCCTCGAGCCGCACGTGATCGGGTCGATCCACGATTTCCTCTACGCGCCCGACGACCCCGAGAAGGTCCTCGCCCTGATGGCTTCGCCGTCGACCAGGATCGTGTCGTTGACCGTCACCGAGGGTGGCTACAACATCGACCACGTCACGGGCAGGTTCGTGCTGAGCGCTCCTGCGATCGTCGCCGACCTGGCTGTCGGCGCCGCGCCCACGACGATGTTCGGCTTCGTCACCGAGGCCCTCCGCCGCCGCCGGACCGCCGGTGTCGCCCCGTTCACCGTGATGTCGTGCGACAACATCCAGGGCAACGGCGACACTGCGAATCAGACGATCACCGCGTTCGCCACGGCCAAGGACGCCGAGCTGGGCGCCTGGATCGAGGCCAACGTCGCCTTCCCCAACTCGATGGTCGACAGGATCACGCCGGTGACGTTCGACGCGGACCGCCAGATGGTGCACGACGAGTTCGGCATCGACGACGCGTGGCCCGTCGTGGCCGAGCCGTTCGAGCAGTGGGTGCTCGAAGACCACTTCACCCTGGGCCGCCCGCCGTATCAGGACGCCGGTGTGCAGGTCGTCGACGACGTCGTGCCGTACGAGCTCATGAAGCTGCGCCTGCTGAATGCATCGCACCAGGGGATGGCGTACTTCGGCATCCTGTCCGGGTTCACCTACGCGCACGAGGCGTCCACCGACCCCCTGATCGCGGAGCTGCTGCGCCGATACATGGACGAGGAGGCGACGCCGACCCTCGACCCGGTGCCCGGCATCGACCTCGACGACTACAAGGCGACCCTGATGGAGCGCTTCGGCAACCCCGCGATCCGCGACACCCTTGCGCGCTTGGCTGCGGAGTCCTCCGACAGGATCCCGAAGTGGCTGCTTCCCGTCGTCCGCAAGAACCTCGAGACCGGCGGCCCGCTCACCCTCTCGGCCGCGGTCGTCGCCTCCTGGGCCCGCTACGACGAGGCCGTCGACGAGAAGGGCGCGCCGATCGAGGTGGTCGACCAGCTGCGCGTCGAGCTGATGGAGGCCGCCTCGAAGAATCGCGACGACGACCTCGCCTTCCTCCGCAACCGCGAGGTCTTCGGCGACCTGGTCGACGAGCCGCGCTTCGTCGAGGCATATCGGCGGGCGCTCGCGACGCTCCACGGCGACAGTGCGCAGGCTGCGCTCGCCGAGGCGCTCGCCGTCGAATAGGGTCCGAGCCCCTCAGCGCAGCACGCCGATCGTCGAATCGTCCAGGCATTCCGTCGGTTCGACGATTCCGGCGCGCAGGTCCGCTTCCTACGATCGATACATGCTCAACGAAGAGTCGACTCTCGAATCGACACGCACAGCCGCCCCGATCCCCCTGGTGGCCAAGTACTTCATCGGCCTGCCCCGACCTCTCATCTTCGGCTACATCGCCGTGCTGCTCTTCCTGGTGGGCGACGGCGTCGAATCCAACTACCTCGCCCCCTTTCTGACCGGCCGCGGCCTCACAGTGACGACGACCGGGGCGATCATCTCGGTCTACGGCATCTTCGTGACCATCGGATCGTGGCTCTCCGGGGTCCTGTCGACGCGCTACGGGCCACGGCGCATCATGCGGGTGGGCGCCGTGATCTGGGTCGTCTTCGAGGTGCTCTTCCTCGCGGTCGCCATCCCGTCGCACCTGACCCCGCTGATCTTCGTCTTCTACGGGCTGCGTGGTCTCGGCTACCCGTTCTTCGCCTACTCGTTCCTGCTCTGGATCCAGCTGGCGGCCAAGCCCGAGAAGCAGGGTGTCGCCTCCGGCTGGTTCTGGTTCGCCTACACGGCGGGCATCCCGACGCTCGGGTCGGCGATCGCCGCCGTGACGATCCCGCTGATCGGCGCCTTCGGAACCCTCTGGCTGTCGCTCGTGATCGTGGCCATCGGCGGGGTGATCGGGTCGTTCGTCGTGCGCGAGCTGCACGGCAGACGCCCCATCGCCAGGATCGAGGAGGACGGCTCGGCCACGGCCATCGGCGAGCAGCTGCTCGCGGGCATCACGATCCTTCGCCGACGCCCTCGGCTCGCCGCCGCGGCCGTGGTCCGCATCATCAACAACGCGCCCATGTTCGGCTTCTTCGTCTTCCTGCCGGCGTTCTTCACCGACCGGGTCGGCTGGACGCAGTCGCAGTACCTCCTGCTCGTCACGATCATGGGTCTCGTCGGGCTCATCGTC
This window encodes:
- a CDS encoding MFS transporter; translated protein: MLNEESTLESTRTAAPIPLVAKYFIGLPRPLIFGYIAVLLFLVGDGVESNYLAPFLTGRGLTVTTTGAIISVYGIFVTIGSWLSGVLSTRYGPRRIMRVGAVIWVVFEVLFLAVAIPSHLTPLIFVFYGLRGLGYPFFAYSFLLWIQLAAKPEKQGVASGWFWFAYTAGIPTLGSAIAAVTIPLIGAFGTLWLSLVIVAIGGVIGSFVVRELHGRRPIARIEEDGSATAIGEQLLAGITILRRRPRLAAAAVVRIINNAPMFGFFVFLPAFFTDRVGWTQSQYLLLVTIMGLVGLIVDPFMGRFADTFGWRRTIAWIGGVGCAVMGMGIYFVPPLFPSAIWVGFLFGGLFGAFQAGFIPLTAVMTSMAGEKEKGNGFAIYSLAAGLCTFIGPALFTVLDPLVGTTGVVLVYAALFLLATVLTLTLLRVPQDPGEKRRVAARAALEPETALSR
- a CDS encoding mannitol dehydrogenase family protein translates to MTDTAAIALNEADLGEIRVPTPSYDRSAVTTGIVHFGLGNFHRAHQAMYVDHLMNEGKALDWGITGIGVMPRDAQMRDVLAAQDHLYTLVLKHPDGTLEPHVIGSIHDFLYAPDDPEKVLALMASPSTRIVSLTVTEGGYNIDHVTGRFVLSAPAIVADLAVGAAPTTMFGFVTEALRRRRTAGVAPFTVMSCDNIQGNGDTANQTITAFATAKDAELGAWIEANVAFPNSMVDRITPVTFDADRQMVHDEFGIDDAWPVVAEPFEQWVLEDHFTLGRPPYQDAGVQVVDDVVPYELMKLRLLNASHQGMAYFGILSGFTYAHEASTDPLIAELLRRYMDEEATPTLDPVPGIDLDDYKATLMERFGNPAIRDTLARLAAESSDRIPKWLLPVVRKNLETGGPLTLSAAVVASWARYDEAVDEKGAPIEVVDQLRVELMEAASKNRDDDLAFLRNREVFGDLVDEPRFVEAYRRALATLHGDSAQAALAEALAVE